In a genomic window of Clavelina lepadiformis chromosome 7, kaClaLepa1.1, whole genome shotgun sequence:
- the LOC143465593 gene encoding uncharacterized protein LOC143465593 isoform X2, with translation MIGAKISSMNFFARQAHLMKDNGTRMYSCRPTAESRQSLLTRRQPWTHNLNFEGEVATDSVLNILSLFPSTEKPRYASDFVLVQLQFCVGANPCKYSPV, from the exons ATGATTGGAGCAAAAATTTCAAGTATGAATTTCtttgctcgtcaagcacattTGATGAAGGACAATGG GACACGTATGTATTCATGCAGGCCCACTGCGGAGTCTCGTCAGTCACTGCTCACCAGACGGCAACCCTGGACtcataatttaaattttgaag GTGAGGTAGCAACTGACTCTGTTCTCAACATACTTTCTCTGTTCCCGAGCACTGAAAAGCCTAGGTACGCCTCTGATTTCGTGTTGGTGCAATTGCAATTTTGTGTGGGTGCAAATCCTTGTAAGTACAGTCCTGTGTGA
- the LOC143465593 gene encoding esterase OVCA2-like isoform X1, with amino-acid sequence MSCDGLLKVLCLHGYRQTEKIFRDKTGALRKILKKYCQLVYITAPNVIPSADNDEENSKQTGWWFSTENKLYVAQDVTDCCVGFKESLETVCQILKQDGPFDGIIAFSQGACLLSIICSLKEKGDERFQNLKFAVFFAGFKSRQSQHKCYYEVPITIPSLHVIGDTDQVIQKEMSDDLLDAFTNKTIVRHTGGHFIPTAAPQKNAYIEFMKPFMNRK; translated from the coding sequence ATGTCCTGTGACGGTTTATTGAAAGTCTTGTGCTTACATGGCTATAGGCAGACGGAAAAGATATTTAGAGACAAGACTGGTGCCCTCAGAAagattttaaagaaatattgcCAATTAGTTTACATTACAGCGCCAAACGTCATTCCTAGCGCTGATAATGATGAAGAAAATTCAAAGCAAACTGGATGGTGGTTTTCAACTGAAAATAAGCTTTATGTGGCGCAAGATGTCACAGACTGCTGTGTTGGATTCAAGGAGTCTTTGGAAACAGTATGTCAGATTTTGAAACAAGATGGACCGTTTGATGGTATCATTGCCTTCAGCCAAGGTGCTTGTCTGCTTTCAATCATTTGTTCTTTAAAAGAGAAAGGGGATgaacgttttcaaaatttaaaatttgctgtATTTTTTGCTGGGTTTAAAAGCAGACAAAGCCAACATAAATGCTACTACGAAGTACCGATAACCATTCCATCATTACATGTTATTGGTGACACAGATCAAGTCATTCAAAAAGAAATGAGTGATGATTTATTAGATGCTTTTACCAATAAAACCATTGTGCGCCACACTGGTGGGCATTTTATACCAACTGCTGCACCACAGAAAAATGCTTATATTGAATTTATGAAACCTTTCATGAATAGGAAATga
- the LOC143465596 gene encoding ferrochelatase, mitochondrial-like: MASLLKNLGSCHYSNRGCISNIFGFVRSFQTNETSYQKPKTGILLLNMGGPETVGGVYDFLLRLFSDPDLIPLPARSRLAPFIARRRTPKIEAQYAEIGGGSPIKKWTDLQGKGMVKLLDEISPETAPHKHYIGFRYVPTLTEVALDQMKTDGVERAVAFTQYPQYSCSTTGSSLNAILRHYKKNSDDAKLMNWSVIDRWPTHAGLVDAFSERIIAGLKKFPESVRDKVIILFSAHSLPMSVVNRGDPYPAEVAATVSRVMDKIGHTNSYRLVWQSKVGPMPWLGAQTDDSIKGLSEKGFKNLLLVPIAFTSDHIETLYELDKEYIEELGKEAGVENIHRAESLNDSPIFIKAMADVVKSHLDSGTVCTQQLPLRCPMCVNEACGHMRNFFVNGVI, encoded by the coding sequence ATGGCATCACTGTTGAAAAATTTAGGTAGCTGTCATTACTCCAATCGAGGATGCATTTCAAACATATTTGGATTTGTGAGATCATTTCAAACTAATGAAACCAGTTATCAAAAGCCAAAGACTGGAATCCTTCTTTTGAATATGGGTGGGCCAGAAACTGTAGGTGGTGTATATGATTTCCTGCTACGACTGTTCTCTGATCCCGATCTAATTCCTTTACCTGCACGTAGTCGACTTGCACCATTTATTGCTAGGCGAAGAACTCCAAAAATCGAGGCTCAGTATGCTGAAATAGGTGGAGGATCACCGATCAAAAAGTGGACCGACCTCCAAGGCAAAGGCATGGTAAAGCTTTTAGATGAAATAAGCCCAGAAACTGCTCCACATAAACATTACATTGGCTTTCGATATGTTCCCACTTTAACTGAAGTTGCTCTGGACCAAATGAAGACAGATGGTGTAGAAAGGGCTGTGGCATTCACACAATATCCTCAGTACAGCTGCTCTACAACAGGTAGCAGCTTGAATGCTATTTTAAGACATTATAAGAAAAACTCCGATGACGCCAAATTGATGAACTGGAGTGTCATTGATAGATGGCCCACCCACGCCGGCTTGGTTGATGCATTTTCAGAGAGAATAATAgctggtttaaaaaaatttcctgaAAGTGTAAGAGACAAGGTGATTATACTCTTCTCTGCACACTCATTGCCAATGTCAGTGGTGAACCGTGGAGACCCATATCCGGCCGAGGTAGCAGCAACAGTGAGTCGTGTCATGGACAAAATAGGACACACTAATTCATACAGGTTGGTTTGGCAGTCAAAAGTTGGGCCTATGCCCTGGCTTGGTGCACAGACAGATGATTCAATTAAAGGTCTTTCagaaaaaggttttaaaaacCTTCTTCTAGTACCAATTGCTTTTACAAGTGACCACATTGAAACGCTGTATGAACTAGACAAAGAATATATTGAAGAACTAGGTAAGGAGGCTGGTGTTGAAAACATCCACAGAGCTGAGTCACTAAATGACAGTCCGATATTTATCAAAGCGATGGCTGACGTAGTGAAATCACATTTGGATAGTGGGACTGTGTGTACTCAGCAGTTGCCACTCCGATGCCCTATGTGTGTTAATGAGGCATGTGGTCACATGAGGAATTTCTTTGTAAATGGTGTGatataa
- the LOC143465595 gene encoding ribosome biogenesis protein NOP53-like, whose translation MVIADVKKNKPVRWNKNKKKNWRKKISVSAIEDALDKKRLAERTGGPLDEKLDKELFSIEKHTSPVSNVKRKRERCLMVDKIISPNTCIPKSISKSNVAKIRRQKQRREKIIELKACSKQKSNKAATSNVVTDIPLDIWSRDPVNLRNDVFHQTEIAKHTNNVIGKAQVKRPDHLLKRPYPDNVAVNVAHPGASYNPSLDAHQELLRKENKREILKIRAEEKIERAVSVDPTKIATVETASAELLEGLFDGVENKEENENSDQDEAMELIVCKAKRQKTLKTRKKEAIRKQELREKETEWADKLRENQVFSAKGILKEIRDKDEKIKHKMAMKSTRNIRPTLSATKYKEPDHDLQLSTEIKGSLRKLKPEGDILFDRYKSLQRRCIIEPRQKFKAPRRKYRVKYQEKRSFREIEL comes from the coding sequence ATGGTGATTGCTGACGTAAAGAAGAACAAACCCGTCCGGTGgaataagaacaaaaaaaagaattgGAGAAAGAAAATCAGTGTTTCGGCAATAGAAGATGCCTTAGACAAAAAGAGATTGGCTGAACGAACTGGTGGTCCCTTGGATGAAAAACTCGATAAAGAACTGTTTTCTATCGAAAAGCATACTTCACCAGTAAGTAATGTAAAACGAAAGCGAGAAAGATGCCTAATGGTGGATAAAATTATTTCACCGAACACATGTATCCCAAAATCtatttcaaaatcaaatgtGGCCAAAATCAGAAGGCAGAAACAACGACGTGAAAAGATAATCGAATTGAAAGCATGCTCAAAGCAAAAGAGTAATAAAGCTGCTACTTCAAATGTTGTAACAGATATTCCTTTGGACATATGGAGCAGAGATCCTGTGAATCTCAGAAATGATGTGTTTCATCAAACTGAAATAGCAAAGCACACAAACAATGTAATAGGAAAAGCACAAGTAAAACGTCCAGACCACTTGCTTAAAAGGCCATATCCTGATAATGTAGCAGTAAATGTTGCTCACCCTGGAGCATCATATAATCCGTCTCTGGATGCACATCAAGAGCTTTTACGCAAGGAAAACAAAAGAGAAATACTAAAGATACGTGCTGAAGAAAAAATAGAAAGAGCTGTGTCAGTTGATCCAACAAAAATTGCAACTGTTGAAactgcaagtgctgaattattggaGGGATTGTTTGATGGTGTTGAAAACAAAGAAGAGAATGAAAACAGTGACCAGGATGAGGCAATGGAACTTATTGTCTGCAAAGCAAAACGTCAAAAGACACTGAAAACAAGGAAAAAGGAAGCGATCCGTAAACAGGAATTGCGTGAAAAAGAAACAGAATGGGCCGATAAACTGAGAGAAAATCAGGTTTTCTCTGCCAAAGGTATCCTGAAAGAAATTCGAGACAAGGATGAGAAAATTAAACATAAGATGGCAATGAAAAGTACAAGAAATATACGACCTACACTTTctgcaacaaaatataaagAACCAGATCATGACTTGCAACTAAGCACTGAAATTAAGGGTTCTTTGCGTAAATTGAAGCCCGAAGGAGACATTTTATTTGACCGATACAAAAGTTTACAAAGGAGATGTATAATAGAACCTCGTCAGAAATTTAAAGCTCCCAGAAGAAAATATAGAGTGAAATACCAAGAAAAGCGGTCTTTTCGAGAAATAGAACTGTAG
- the LOC143465594 gene encoding tumor necrosis factor alpha-induced protein 8-like has product MGDEVQSKDLALKAQKKILGKMASKNLTKMLIDEKTADILDEFCKINKLRTGNKKETEKLVKNLIKVMIKVAVLQRNDQFTCDELKLADKMQQKTKMTAMTIVSFYEVDFTFDKYVLSKQINEQRAILQQLVASHLTPKSKDRINSVFDALGDTEFLESLFEPDSKYRPHLSKIALRLNELIDEGVL; this is encoded by the coding sequence ATGGGTGACGAAGTCCAATCAAAAGATTTAGCATTGAAAGCCCAAAAGAAGATCCTGGGCAAAATGGCTTCAAAAAACTTGACCAAAATGCTCATAGATGAGAAAACCGCTGACATTTTGGATGAGTTTTGCAAGATCAACAAGTTACGGACTggcaacaaaaaagaaaccgAAAAGTTGGTGAAGAACCTCATTAAAGTCATGATCAAGGTCGCTGTTTTACAGAGAAATGATCAGTTCACCTGTGATGAGTTGAAGCTGGCGGATAAAATGCAACAGAAAACCAAAATGACAGCAATGACCATAGTCAGTTTCTACGAGGTTGACTTCACCTTCGATAAATATGTCCTGTCCAAACAAATCAACGAACAACGGGCCATTCTCCAGCAGCTTGTAGCATCCCACCTCACACCCAAGTCGAAAGATCGAATCAACTCAGTGTTTGACGCCCTTGGAGATACTGAATTTCTTGAATCACTTTTTGAGCCTGACAGCAAATATCGCCCACATCTCAGCAAGATTGCTTTGAGATTGAATGAACTTATTGATGAAGGTGTATTATGA
- the LOC143465549 gene encoding large ribosomal subunit protein eL36-like, protein MAVIHDMVVGLNKGHKVTKNPQKPRQSRRRGRLTKKSKFVRDLVREVTGFAPYERRCIELLRIGKDKRALRFCKKRLGSHIRAKRKREEMQAAIQAQRKAQK, encoded by the exons ATGGCGGTCATTCACGACATGGTTGTTGGTCTTAACAAAGGCcacaaagttacaaaaaatcCACAGAAACCTCGTCAGAGCCGACGAAGAGGG AGACTCACAAAGAAGAGCAAGTTTGTGCGTGACCTTGTCCGTGAAGTGACAGGATTCGCACCTTACGAACGTAGATGTATTGAATTGCTTAGAATTGGCAAAGATAAGCGTGCATTAAGATTCTGCAAGAAGAGG CTTGGATCTCACATCCGTGCCAAGAGGAAGAGGGAAGAGATGCAGGCTGCTATCCAAGCCCAAAGAAaagcacaaaaataa
- the LOC143465548 gene encoding intraflagellar transport protein 46 homolog: protein MAASGDETKLVINQHYDESLEVNDSEEVASVYSPSPRKSPAPLGLSSDRSVGRGEPERIMASEPSPSDDLSMKEFSTHRKELGPDDKAQQSLGGTGQNSFSEEDSEEDDDSSSTEDDDDNAGAIEGAYDPADYDHLTVSQEIKELFQYITRYTPQTIDLEHKLKPFNPDYIPAVGDIDAFLKVPRPDNKESTLGLSVLDEPCAKQSDPTVLDLQLRSISKTSGVRAMQVRSVKDADRNPKAIDTWVESMEELHRSKPPQNVHYKKRMPDIDDLMQEWPPEMEGLLSQSELPTAQLNCSLQSYVDIVCSILDIPVHASRIQSLHVLFSLYSAFKELHQFQSDNVENGNLDGQPEVLNFE from the coding sequence ATGGCAGCTTCTGGGGATGAGACAAAACTGGTGATAAATCAACATTACGACGAAAGTTTAGAAGTTAACGATTCTGAGGAAGTTGCTAGTGTGTATAGTCCAAGTCCAAGAAAATCTCCAGCCCCTTTGGGTCTTTCATCTGATCGTTCAGTTGGTCGTGGAGAACCTGAACGCATTATGGCTTCAGAGCCAAGCCCGTCTGATGATTTAAGTATGAAAGAATTTTCTACACATAGAAAAGAATTGGGCCCAGACGACAAGGCACAACAATCCCTTGGTGGCACAGGGCAAAATAGTTTTAGTGAAGAAGACTCAGAAGAGGatgatgattcctcatcaaCTGAGGATGATGATGACAATGCTGGTGCAATTGAAGGTGCTTACGATCCTGCAGATTATGATCATCTGACAGTAAGTCAGGAGATCAAAGAGCTATTTCAATACATCACAAGATATACACCTCAAACAATTGACCTTGAACATAAACTGAAACCATTTAATCCAGACTATATACCCGCTGTTGGTGATATCGATGCATTTTTGAAAGTACCTCGGCCAGATAACAAAGAAAGTACTCTCGGCCTGTCTGTTTTGGATGAACCTTGTGCAAAACAGTCAGATCCCACTGTGTTGGACCTGCAGCTTCGGAGCATATCCAAGACATCAGGGGTGCGTGCAATGCAGGTGCGGAGTGTAAAGGATGCAGATCGCAATCCAAAGGCAATTGACACATGGGTTGAAAGCATGGAGGAGTTACATAGATCCAAACCACCGCAAAATGTTCATTACAAAAAGCGCATGCCAGACATTGATGATCTAATGCAAGAATGGCCTCCAGAAATGGAGGGGTTGTTGTCACAATCTGAACTTCCTACAGCGCAATTGAATTGCTCCTTACAATCATATGTGGATATAGTTTGTTCCATACTAGACATTCCTGTGCATGCAAGCAGAATACAGTCACTGCATGTGCTGTTTAGCTTATATTCAGCGTTTAAGGAACTGCATCAATTCCAATCAGATAATGTTGAGAATGGCAACTTAGATGGACAACCTgaagttttaaactttgaatGA
- the LOC143465592 gene encoding N(4)-(Beta-N-acetylglucosaminyl)-L-asparaginase-like, which translates to MDRLMVSLPSAKVLVMFSVVEAKPPLVINTWPWPKATDAAWKELVAASSPISAVEKGCTQCEIDQCDGSVGFGGSPDENGETTLDAMIMDGTTMNVGAVGCLRNVKNAVGVARRVLENTEQTLLVGELATKFAVEMGFREETLETNSSLQIWKDWKNNNCQPNFRSNVTPDPFKHCGPYTPNPDRNQHLYTSRLTLGINEKNHDTIGMVAINSKGNIVVGTSTNGLTHKVPGRVGDSPIAGAGAYADDDIGAAVATGDGDVMMRFLPAYQVVESLRRGESPTIAAEDSIKRILKKYPTFNGGVVAVTKDGKFGAACAGFTNFQFCARDSNMTSTQIYPVKCL; encoded by the exons ATGGACCGTTTGATGGTATCATTGCCTTCAGCCAAG GTGCTTGTAATGTTTAGTGTAGTTGAAGCAAAACCACCTCTCGTGATAAACACATGGCCATGGCCCAAAGCAACAGATGCAG CTTGGAAGGAACTTGTTGCAGCTTCTTCTCCGATAAGTGCCGTTGAGAAAGGCTGTACTCAATGCGAAATTGATCAGTGCGATGGCTCGGTTGGATTTGGGGGATCCCCTGATGAGAATGGAGAAACAACTTTAGATGCTATGATTATGGATGG CACTACCATGAATGTTGGTGCAGTAGGCTGCCTTCGAAATGTGAAAAATGCAGTTGGAGTTGCACGTCGTGTGCTTGAAAACACtgaacaaactttattggttggAGAATTGgcaacaaaatttgctgtcGAAATGGGATTTAGAGAAGAGACTCTGGAAACTAATAGCTCGCTTCAG ATCTGGAAAGACtggaaaaataacaattgtcAGCCGAATTTTAGAAGCAATGTTACTCCAGATCCATTTAAGCATTGTGGTCCATATACACCTAACCCTGATAGAAATCAGCATCTCTACACTTCTCGTCTTACACTTGGCATTAATGAGAAGAATCATGACACCATAGGCATGGTAGCAATCAATAGCAAAGGAAACATTGTCGTTGGGACGTCTACAAATGGCTTAACGCACAAAGTTCCAGG TCGAGTAGGTGATTCCCCCATTGCTGGAGCTGGTGCATATGCTGATGATGACATCGGTGCTGCTGTTGCCACAGGAGATGGTGACGTTATGATGCGATTTTTACCAGCATATCAG GTTGTGGAATCTCTCAGACGAGGGGAATCCCCAACAATAGCTGCAGAGGATTCCATAAAACGAATCCTAAAGAAGTATCCGACGTTTAATGGAGGTGTTGTTGCTGTGACGAAAGATGGAAAGTTCG GTGCAGCATGCGCAGGTTTCACAAACTTTCAGTTTTGCGCCAGAGACAGTAACATGACGTCGACCCAAATTTATCCTGTCAAGTGTCTGTGA
- the LOC143465591 gene encoding NHL repeat-containing protein 2-like, which translates to MNHGSCIAWLSIAFLVRVSATEGIVETLGQRVYPHVGDDDMCIDDSTSADGGILAQARFNYPWGIAYDEQTWNVYVADCGCADTSKENDKIRRINLKEKTVSTVSGSSQGFEDGNGEVAKFAHTAGMALDSVNKKMYIADSGNDVIRAMDLKNYEVSTYAGKGREKGFLDGIVNSARFDNPQQLELHKSTKRLYIADTDNHAIRVINMTGAVHVVRTITGGPTQIGYLDGSLTEAKWQHPTGMAYDLKNDILYVSDHYNHVIRKINFQKGYVTTIAGTGKAGSLDSSISGGVFLNYPEGLAYDGRYNVLYVAEFGNNCIRMVNLTNMSLRVLAGNKLGTRDAIGRDAQFYHPTCLTLDRANMLLYVTDQYNHRVRTVTTLGNTKQADSKNMVFKHLGHVDAYRDYYVHHGTTLLTSLYLLVALLFVFLLLCCARHRYGIRAFAMKLAGYQRLNKHQRFV; encoded by the exons ATGAATCACGGTAGTTGCATCGCATGGCTTTCCATTGCCTTCTTGGTACGCGTTTCGGCAACGGAAGGCATTGTCGAAACTCTTGGTCAAAGAGTTTACCCACATGTAGGCGATGATGATATGTGTATTGACGACTCTACCAGCGCTGACGGGGGGATCCTGGCACAAGCTAG ATTTAACTATCCTTGGGGAATTGCGTATGACGAACAGACATGGAATGTATACGTTGCTGATTGTGGTTGTGCGGATACTTCTaaagaaaatgataaaatcCGACGCATAAACCTTAAAGAAAAAACGGTTTCTACTGTATCTGGGTCGTCCCAAGG ATTCGAAGATGGCAATGGTGAAGTGGCGAAGTTTGCTCACACAGCCGGCATGGCTCTTGATTcagtaaacaagaaaatgtatATAGCCGATagcggaaatgacgtcatacgaGCAATGGATCTAAAAAATTATGAAGTATCTACTTACGCTGGCAAAGGTCGTGAAAAAGGATTTCTTGATGGCATCGTAAATTCTGCCAG GTTTGACAATCCACAACAACTTGAACTTCACAAATCAACTAAAAGACTCTACATCGCTGACACAGATAACCACGCCATCAGGGTGATCAACATGACCGGTGCCGTTCACGTCGTACGAACAATCACAGGTGGACCAACGCAAATCGGCTATTTGGATGGTTCCCTAACTGAGGCGAAATGGCAACATCCTACCGGGATGGCTTATGACCTAAAAAATGACATTCTTTACGTTTCCGATCACTACAACCACGTCATAAGAAAGATAAACTTTCAAAAAGGTTATGTGACCACTATTGCTGGCACTGGTAAAGCGGGTTCACTGGATTCAAG TATCTCAGGCGGTGTATTTCTCAATTACCCGGAGGGTCTGGCGTATGATGGTCGATACAACGTACTGTACGTTGCGGAATTCGGAAACAATTGCATTCGCATGGTGAACCTAACCAACATGAGCCTACGTGTTCTGGCCGGTAACAAATTGGGAACACGAGACGCGATAGGAAGAGACGCTCAGTTCTATCACCCGACCTGTTTGACCCTTGATCGGGCTAACATGTTGTTATACGTTACTGACCAGTACAATCACCGAGTAAGGACTGTGACGACATTGGGCAATACCAAGCAGGCCGATTCGAAAAACATGGTTTTCAAGCATCTCGGGCACGTCGACGCCTACCGGGATTACTATGTTCACCACGGCACGACCCTTTTAACAAGTCTATACCTCCTGGTGGCTTTATTGTTTGTCTTCTTGCTGCTTTGTTGTGCGAGGCATCGATACGGAATCAGGGCGTTTGCAATGAAACTTGCAGGATATCAGAGACTGAACAAACACCAGAGATTCGTCTGA